One genomic segment of Ricinus communis isolate WT05 ecotype wild-type chromosome 5, ASM1957865v1, whole genome shotgun sequence includes these proteins:
- the LOC8259174 gene encoding rac-like GTP-binding protein RAC13 — protein sequence MSTARFIKCVTVGDGAVGKTCMLISYTSNTFPTDYVPTVFDNFSANVVVDGSTVNLGLWDTAGQEDYNRLRPLSYRGADVFLLAFSLISKASYENVYKKWIPELKHYAPNVPIVLVGTKLDLRQDKQYLIDHPGATPITTAQGEELRKIIGAITYIECSSKTQQNVKTVFDSAIKVALRPPKPKKKPRKQKSSCSFL from the exons ATGAGTACAGCAAGATTTATTAAGTGCGTCACTGTAGGGGATGGGGCTGTAGGAAAGACTTGCATGCTCATTTCTTACACTAGCAATACTTTTCCTACG GATTATGTTCCCACAGTATTTGACAATTTTAGTGCTAATGTGGTGGTAGATGGTAGTACAGTGAATCTTGGATTATGGGACACGGCTG GGCAGGAAGATTATAACAGGCTGAGGCCACTGAGTTACAGAGGAGCTGATGTATTCTTGTTGGCTTTTTCTCTCATTAGCAAGGCCAGTTATGAGAACGTTTACAAAAAG TGGATCCCTGAGCTCAAACATTATGCTCCAAATGTGCCAATTGTGCTTGTAGGAACTAAGCTTG ATTTGAGACAAGACAAGCAATACTTGATTGATCATCCTGGAGCAACACCCATAACAACAGCTCAA GGTGAGGAACTGAGGAAAATCATCGGCGCCATCACTTACATAGAGTGCAGTTCCAAAACTCAGCAG AATGTGAAGACCGTGTTTGATTCTGCAATAAAAGTAGCTTTACGACCACCAAAGCCAAAGAAGAAGCCACGCAAACAGAAATCATCATGCTCTTTCCTCTAG
- the LOC8259173 gene encoding WUSCHEL-related homeobox 9: protein MASSNRHWPSMFKSKPCNTHHQQWQHEMNSSSLASTGCHRTPYASVPGCEERSPEPKPRWNPKPEQIRILEAIFNSGMVNPPRDEIRKIRAQLQEYGQVGDANVFYWFQNRKSRSKHKLRLLQNSSKQHNSQQQQQTHQTTSPITPSITSLTAPSPSSSSSSEKCSPKCSKKTISLSSQSVVDVSNSSTGSVNQTYFQQHNEFMPEPFFFPIQQTTTGAGGGTGSFTQGLCFQDNNAAGPCTSLLLSEIMSCDASKKDLHHDDKNMKMQSYLSYPVSTTPITHSNTRLAPPLPFPATDTNTVAVASSMNLINHGVGESSGAVARSTVFINDVPFEVGVGPFNVREAFGDDFILIHSSGHPVLTNDWGLTLHSLQHGASYYLVPFSMSENI, encoded by the exons ATGGCTTCATCGAACAGACACTGGCCTAGCATGTTCAAGTCCAAGCCTTGTAACACACACCATCAACAGTGGCAGCATGAAATGAACTCTTCATCTCTTGCATCAACTGGTTGTCATAGAACTCCTTACGCATCAG TTCCTGGATGTGAAGAGAGAAGTCCAGAGCCAAAGCCAAGATGGAATCCAAAGCCAGAGCAAATACGGATATTGGAAGCAATTTTCAATTCTGGCATGGTAAATCCACCACGAgatgaaataagaaaaatcagAGCACAATTACAGGAGTATGGCCAAGTTGGTGATGCTAATGTCTTCTACTGGTTCCAGAACCGGAAATCAAGAAGCAAACATAAGCTCAGACTTCTTCAAAACTCATCAAAACAACACAACTCTCAGCAACAGCAACAAACCCATCAAACAACCTCACCAATCACCCCGTCTATCACTAGCCTAACAGCGCCTTCTCCTTCATCATCATCGTCCTCAGAGAAATGCTCTCCAAAATGCTCAAAAAAGACCATTTCTTTGAGCTCTCAAAGTGTTGTTGATGTATCCAATTCCTCAACTGGTTCTGTTAACCAGACATATTTTCAACAACATAACGAGTTTATGCCCGAACCCTTTTTCTTTCCGATTCAGCAGACTACTACAGGAGCAGGAGGAGGAACTGGGTCTTTCACGCAGGGGCTTTGCTTCCAAGATAATAATGCAGCTGGTCCTTGCACCAGTCTTTTGTTGAGTGAGATAATGAGTTGTGATGCTTCCAAGAAAGATCTTCATCATGATGATAAGAACATGAAGATGCAATCATATCTTAGTTACCCTGTCTCCACAACTCCAATTACTCATAGCAATACTAGGCTTGCTCCACCTCTACCCTTCCCTGCTACTGATACTAATACTGTCGCTGTTGCATCTTCTATGAACCTAATTAATCATG GCGTAGGAGAGTCTTCCGGTGCTGTAGCAAGATCAACGGTGTTCATCAATGATGTTCCATTTGAAGTGGGTGTAGGGCCTTTCAATGTGAGGGAAGCTTTTGGCGATGATTTTATTCTGATTCACTCTTCTGGTCATCCCGTTCTTACCAATGACTGGGGTCTCACTCTTCACTCACTTCAGCATGGAGCTTCCTATTATTTGGTACCCTTTTCCATGAGTGAAAAT ATTTGA